DNA from bacterium:
ATGGAATTCAGGATTGCCTTCTAGTGGTGCCTGTGCTATTGCAATAGAAGGGAATAATAAATGGATTGGCACTGACGGTGGCGGCCTTGCGAAATTTGATGATACTAACTGGACTATATTTAATCCCTCAAATTCAGGTTTGCCTGATGACTATGTCAATGCTCTTGCAATAGATGGAAATAATATCTGGGTTGGTATTTTGGATATTCATGGTAAAGGAGGGCTTGCGAAGTTCGATGGCACTAACTGGACCGTGTATGATACCTCAAATTCCGGGTTGCCTCATAATACTATTAATACTATTGCAATAGATGGAAGTAATATTTGGATTGGCACTGGTGGTTACTCTGGTGGTGGGGGACTTGCGAAGTTTGATGGAACTAATTGGACAGTCTTCAATACCTCAAATTCCGGGTTGCCTCATAATTGGGTCACTACTATTGTAATAGAAGGAAATAACAAATGGATTGGCACTTTGAATGGTGGTCTTGCGAAATACGACGACACTACCTGGACGGTTTTTAACCACTCAAATTCCGCTTTGCCTTCTAATCAAGTCCGTGCTATTGCAATAGAGGGGAATAATAAATGGATTGGTGTTTGGGGTGGACTTGTGAAGTACGATGGTACTAACTGGACTGTCTTCAATACCTCAAATTCTGGGTTGTCTGATAATAGTGTTGTTGCTCTTGCAGTAGAAGGAAATAATAAATGGATTGTTGCTTATGTTGGTGGTATTGCAGTATATAATACTATAGGAATAGAAGAATCGTCAATTTCGGTCCCGCCAGGGCGGGATGTCGCTACGCTCCAATTTCGGGAAAACCCTTTTATCAAATCAACAGTAATAACTTATTCCATCCCTCCGAATTCCTCTTCCCGCCTGCCCGCCGTAGGAGGGAATAACTATTATACTAATACACTATTAACTATTTACGACCTTTCCGGCCGTTGCGTTAAAACATTAATCAATGAATCAAAACCTGCAGGTACTTATACCACAACTCTCAACGCAAACGACCTGAAAACAGGAGTCTATTTTCTAACCCTTTCCACCGGCACTTCTAAGATAACAAAAAAACTTACAGTTATAAAATAAAGAATCTCATACAATCTCTTAAAATCCCTGTTAAAAATTTCTATTTTCTGTTCTTCTTTTCTCGTGTTAATCGTGTGATTAGTTGGACTTTGTTCCGTAAGGAACATTAGACCAACTTATCCTGCTCTGCTGGAAATCTTGTGGTTACTATTCTGTTCTTTTATTCTTTGACATTTTTATTTTTATATTCTATAGTCTTTTTGTAACTTGAAGCAGATAACAAATAATGGATTCAATAAAATTAAAAGTACGTAAACTTTTATCTCCCGTTGCCAAAGGCTTATCCGGATTAAGCCCTGATTTTCTAACAATCATCGGCTTCATCATAACCTGTATATCCGGCGTTTATTACAGCAACGGAACTTTCTGGATAGCAGGTATTATTTTACTCGTAGGCGGGATATTTGATATGCTTGACGGGGAAGTTGCTCGAATCACAAACAAAGTCTCTAAAGCCGGAGCATTTCTTGATTCCTGTCTTGACAGGGTGTCGGATTTCGTAATCTTGTTCGGGATGTTCTTGTGGTATATGAAAGGGAATGATATATCAACATGCATTATAACAATCTTAACCATTGGAAGTTCATCTATAGTGCCTTATGCAAGGGCAAGAGCAGAAAGTCTTGGACAAGAGTGTAAAGGAGGACTCGCCGATAGAGGTATTAGAATTCCGATAATCATAATTGGCAGCTTCTTCGGACCGGCAATATTTATTTATTTCCTGTGGTTTTTGATGATTACGACAATCTTGACGGCAATTTACAGAATCGTATGGACAAGAGGAAAGTTGTTAAAAAAGTAACCAAACTACAGAAATACAAAATTGTAACCACAAGATTTCACAGATTCACACAATATTAAAACAAATAATATAAAAAAACAGAAAAAGATTTATACAAGATTTCCACAGAACAAAGAGACGCTGAGAACGCAGAGAAGACAGAGCACACGGAGAAAAGATTAATAGACATCTATACTTGGAGGTCTATTTCTATTTGTTTTGCAAGATTATCATATTAACTTTTTCTGTCTATCCATAATTCGCGTTTATTCGTGTTCACTATAGTCCGGAATCTTTTGCCGGATTAGTGGATATAATCCTCATTTTTCTCTCTGTGTCCTCTTCTGTAAAACTCTTCTTTTATCTGTTAATTTTTTAACTCAAAAAATTCTATTTTCCGTTTTTCTCTGCGTACTTTGCGTCTCTGCGGTGAAAAACCTTCTCTATATGTTCTGTGGTTAAGTTTTGAATAATCCACCCGAAACTGGGCAAAAAACCTACAAAATATCATTATTTTATTGACTTTTTTTAACATTGATATAAGGTAGCCACCTAAGAGGTCTAAATCTATATAAAATAATATAGATGCGGGGGATGCAGGTTGTAGGGGCGTATCTCTGAACCGTAATGGTTCAGAGTAGGAGACTTCCAACTCCGAGCCCGTCAGCTAACCTCGTAGGCATATGGGAGAAAACTTTAGGACGTTAATCGTTGTTCCTTCAAAAATAAACTCCATTATGCTTTTTGAAACAACAGTATGTTGTTATTTCAAATAGTAGTATTCCTATTTTTTCTAACACTATTTTCCGTTGTAATGGGCGAGTATATGGTAAAGGTTTTCAATGGTCAGAAAACCATACTATCACCTATTTTAAACCCGGCAGAAAAAATTATATATAAATTTTTAGGTGTTAACCCGGATAATGAAACAGACTGGAAAACTTATTTACTTGCTCTTATCCTTTTTAACGTAATCGGAATATTAGTACTTTTCCTGCTTCAGCGTATTCAGTATTTACTTCCATTTAATCCTCAGAAGTTTGGCGCAGTAAGATGGGATACTGCTTTAAATACTGCCATATCATTCGTTACAAACACAAACTGGCAGGCTTACGGCGGCGAATCAACGATGAGTTATTTCACACAAATGTTTGGGCTTACCGTGCAGAATTTCCTCTCTGCTGCAACAGGCATAGCAGTCGGGGTAGCTTTAATAAGAGGTTTTGTCAAACAATCCATAAATAAAATAGGGAATTTCTGGGTTGATATGACCCGTTCCATACTTTATCTTTTACTGCCTTTAGCAATAATATTTTCAATAGTACTTGTTTGTAACGGAGTAATTCAAAACTTTAATCCGTACACCAAAGCAAAAACTTTACAGGGACAGGAACAGGTTATCGCCCAGGGACCTGTAGCATCACAGGAAGCGATTAAAATATTAGGAACTAACGGTGGTGGTTTTTTTAATGCAAGCTCATCGCATCCTTACGAGAACCCTACGCCTTTTACCGATTTTCTGGAAATACTTGGATTTATGATAATAGCCGGAGGGTTTCCTTTTATGTTCGGGGCAATGATAAAAAACAGGAAACAGGGGTGGGTTATATTTGCTTCAATAATGATAGTATATCTGCTTGGTTTGAGCATAGCAGTATACGCTGAACTTCACGGCAATCCTTTGCTCGCAAAACTTGGTGTAAAAAACGGAATGAATATGGAAGGGAAAGAAGTCAGATTCGGAGAGTTAGCTTCGGTAGTTTTTGCTCATTCAACGACTTCTACTTCTTGCGGGGCAGTTAATTCAATGCACGACAGTTTTATGCCGTTAACAGGACTTGTACTTATATTTAATATCGCTATCGGTGAAGTGATTTTCGGAGGTGTAGGCGTCGGCTTTGTGGGGTTAATATTTTATGCAATACTCACAATGTTTCTCGTAGGTCTTATGATTGGACGAACACCTGAACTGTTCGGGAAAAAGCTTGAACCGTTTGAAGTAATAATGGCAATTACCGGATTAGTAGTTCCTTCAATCATACAACTCTGTTTTTCGGCAATAGCGATTTCAACGAAAGCAGGCATTTCAAGCCTTAATAATCTCGGTCCTCACGGTCTCTCGGAAATAGTTTACGCATTTGCTTCGGGCGCAGGCAATAACGGGTCTGCATTTGCAGGATTGAATGCCAACACCCCGTTTTATAATCTTACATTGGCCTTTTCAATGTTTGTTTGCAGGTTTACGACAATAATACCGGCTCTGGCAATTGCCGGTTCAATAATAAATAAGAAGTTTGTTCCGGAGAGTATACGGTTTCCTACGGTAAGCGTTTTGTTTGTAATTATGCTTGTAAGCGTGATACTTATTGTGGGAGCTTTGACCTTTTTTCCGGTGTTGGCATTAGGACCATTTCTGGAACATATATCCATTATTGCCGGGAAAGTTTTTTAATTATAGTGAAGAGAAAAACAGATGGTAACTTGTAGTAAAAACTGTAAGGAATGTAATTGATTGTAACAGATTGAGGAATACAAAAGGGCGAGTTAACGGGCGAACGCATAGGTTCGCCCCTACGGGAGAGGAAGAATAATAAAATATGGAAAACATTTATAAAAAAAGTATCTGGCAGAAAGATATCGTAATACGGGCAGTCAGAAACTCAGTACTAAAACTTAACCCGAGAACTCTTGTTCGTAATCCTGTTATGTTCATTGTGGAAATCGGTTCGGTAATTACTACTATTATTGCCTTAAAAGACATACTAACCGGTGTAAACGCCGGGTTTGACATTCAAATAAGTATATGGCTCTGGTTTACCGTTCTGTTTGCGAATTTTGCAGAAGCGCTCGCAGAAGGCAAAGGGAAGGCACAAACAGAAACACTAAGAAAAACAAGAAGTGAAACAATCGCAAAAAAAATTCTCGATGACGGCAGTATCAAAACAATACCCGGATTAACGCTTGTAAAAGGCGACATAGTCATAGTTGAAGAAAACGACCTTATACCTTGTGACGGTGAAATAATTGAAGGCGTATCTCTCGTTGACGAATCTGCAATAACCGGCGAATCTGCTCCTGTGGTAAGAGAATCCGGAGGCGACAGGAGCGGCGTAACAGGAAGCACAAGATTATTATCGGGAAAAATTAAAGTTAGGGTAACGGCAAACCCCGGAGAAACTTTCCTTGACCAGATGGTAAAAATGGTAGAAAACGCAAAAAGACAAAAAACTCCCAATGAAAAAGCTCTTGAAATACTTCTAATAGGATTAACGGTTTTGTTTTTAGTTGTCGTTATAACATTAAAATACTTTGCCGGATATACTAATATCAACATATCTATCCCTATTTTGATATCTTTGCTTGTTTGCCTTATGCCGACGACTATAGGCGGGCTTTTACCTGCAATAGGCATCGCCGGGATGGACAGACTTATTTCAAATAACGTTGTTGCTCTAAGCGGAAAAGCCGTTGAGGCAGCAGGAGACGTAAGCGTGGTGCTTCTGGATAAAACAGGTACGCTTACGATAGGAAACAGGATGGCGACGGAATTTCTACCTGCAGAAGGCGTATCCGAAGAAGAACTTGCTTATGCATCGCTTTTTTCGTCCTTAGCAGATGAAACGCCTGAAGGGAGAAGTATTGTAATACTTGCAAAAGAAAAACTGAAAATCAGGGGACAGGACATCAAAACTCCGGAAGGCGCAAAATACGTTCAATTCAGTGTAGAAACAAGAATGAGCGGCATAGACATAGCAGATAGCAAAAAAATTCGTAAAGGTGCAGTTGAGTCTATAGAAGATTTTGCAAAATCTTTTTCATTTGCTTTAGATGGAGCAAATGAAGGGAAAGGGCTGCCTCCGGACGTTCAGCGCAATGCCGACAACGTATCGGGAGATGGCGGGACTCCCCTGGCTGTTTGTGAAAACGGAAAAGTTCTTGGAATCATACGTTTAAAAGACATCTTAAAACAGGGCATAAAAGAGAGATTGCACAAGCTCCGATTAATGGGAATAGAATCAATAATGATAACCGGGGATAACCCACTTACAGCTGTAGTTATTGCGGCAGAAGCAGGCGTAAGCGATTTTA
Protein-coding regions in this window:
- a CDS encoding CDP-alcohol phosphatidyltransferase family protein produces the protein MDSIKLKVRKLLSPVAKGLSGLSPDFLTIIGFIITCISGVYYSNGTFWIAGIILLVGGIFDMLDGEVARITNKVSKAGAFLDSCLDRVSDFVILFGMFLWYMKGNDISTCIITILTIGSSSIVPYARARAESLGQECKGGLADRGIRIPIIIIGSFFGPAIFIYFLWFLMITTILTAIYRIVWTRGKLLKK
- the kdpA gene encoding potassium-transporting ATPase subunit KdpA, with the protein product MLLFQIVVFLFFLTLFSVVMGEYMVKVFNGQKTILSPILNPAEKIIYKFLGVNPDNETDWKTYLLALILFNVIGILVLFLLQRIQYLLPFNPQKFGAVRWDTALNTAISFVTNTNWQAYGGESTMSYFTQMFGLTVQNFLSAATGIAVGVALIRGFVKQSINKIGNFWVDMTRSILYLLLPLAIIFSIVLVCNGVIQNFNPYTKAKTLQGQEQVIAQGPVASQEAIKILGTNGGGFFNASSSHPYENPTPFTDFLEILGFMIIAGGFPFMFGAMIKNRKQGWVIFASIMIVYLLGLSIAVYAELHGNPLLAKLGVKNGMNMEGKEVRFGELASVVFAHSTTSTSCGAVNSMHDSFMPLTGLVLIFNIAIGEVIFGGVGVGFVGLIFYAILTMFLVGLMIGRTPELFGKKLEPFEVIMAITGLVVPSIIQLCFSAIAISTKAGISSLNNLGPHGLSEIVYAFASGAGNNGSAFAGLNANTPFYNLTLAFSMFVCRFTTIIPALAIAGSIINKKFVPESIRFPTVSVLFVIMLVSVILIVGALTFFPVLALGPFLEHISIIAGKVF
- the kdpB gene encoding potassium-transporting ATPase subunit KdpB; this encodes MENIYKKSIWQKDIVIRAVRNSVLKLNPRTLVRNPVMFIVEIGSVITTIIALKDILTGVNAGFDIQISIWLWFTVLFANFAEALAEGKGKAQTETLRKTRSETIAKKILDDGSIKTIPGLTLVKGDIVIVEENDLIPCDGEIIEGVSLVDESAITGESAPVVRESGGDRSGVTGSTRLLSGKIKVRVTANPGETFLDQMVKMVENAKRQKTPNEKALEILLIGLTVLFLVVVITLKYFAGYTNINISIPILISLLVCLMPTTIGGLLPAIGIAGMDRLISNNVVALSGKAVEAAGDVSVVLLDKTGTLTIGNRMATEFLPAEGVSEEELAYASLFSSLADETPEGRSIVILAKEKLKIRGQDIKTPEGAKYVQFSVETRMSGIDIADSKKIRKGAVESIEDFAKSFSFALDGANEGKGLPPDVQRNADNVSGDGGTPLAVCENGKVLGIIRLKDILKQGIKERLHKLRLMGIESIMITGDNPLTAVVIAAEAGVSDFIAPAKPETKLHTIREFQSRGYMVAMIGDGTNDAPALAQADVAVAMNAGTQSAREAANMIDLDSNPTKLLDIVEVGKQILITRGALTTFSVANDVSKYFAIIPALAGLSMLNIMHLATPQSAVLSAVIFNAIIIPLLIPLSLRGVKYQHTSALKLLRNNALIYGLGGIILPFIGIKLIDILIVSLKLVH